In a genomic window of Quercus lobata isolate SW786 chromosome 4, ValleyOak3.0 Primary Assembly, whole genome shotgun sequence:
- the LOC115987905 gene encoding 14 kDa proline-rich protein DC2.15-like isoform X1, which translates to MASKAIATMAFLLSLNLLFFTMVTSTNVACPPPLKTPKHTPQHSQPNLPTNKPATCPKDTLKLGVCANLLNDLVHLVVGTPPKTPCCSLIQGFVDLEAAVCLCTAIKANVLGINLNVPLSLSLLLNYCGKNVPKGFQCA; encoded by the coding sequence ATGGCTTCCAAGGCTATTGCAACCATGGCTTTTCTACTCTCTCTCAACCTTCTCTTTTTCACAATGGTCACTTCAACTAATGTCGCTTGCCCACCACCATTAAAGACTCCAAAACACACTCCACAACACTCACAACCCAACCTTCCTACTAATAAGCCAGCCACTTGCCCCAAGGACACCCTTAAGCTAGGGGTGTGTGCTAACTTGTTGAATGACTTGGTACACCTTGTTGTGGGAACCCCACCAAAGACCCCTTGCTGCAGCCTCATCCaaggttttgttgatcttgaggcTGCTGTTTGTCTTTGCACTGCTATCAAGGCCAATGTTCTAGGCATCAATCTTAATGTCCCCCTCTCATTGAGCTTGCTATTGAATTATTGTGGAAAGAATGTACCAAAAGGCTTCCAATGTGCCTAA
- the LOC115987905 gene encoding putative lipid-binding protein AIR1 isoform X2 has protein sequence MASKAIATMAFLLSLNLLFFTMVTSTNPATCPKDTLKLGVCANLLNDLVHLVVGTPPKTPCCSLIQGFVDLEAAVCLCTAIKANVLGINLNVPLSLSLLLNYCGKNVPKGFQCA, from the exons ATGGCTTCCAAGGCTATTGCAACCATGGCTTTTCTACTCTCTCTCAACCTTCTCTTTTTCACAATGGTCACTTCAACTAAT CCAGCCACTTGCCCCAAGGACACCCTTAAGCTAGGGGTGTGTGCTAACTTGTTGAATGACTTGGTACACCTTGTTGTGGGAACCCCACCAAAGACCCCTTGCTGCAGCCTCATCCaaggttttgttgatcttgaggcTGCTGTTTGTCTTTGCACTGCTATCAAGGCCAATGTTCTAGGCATCAATCTTAATGTCCCCCTCTCATTGAGCTTGCTATTGAATTATTGTGGAAAGAATGTACCAAAAGGCTTCCAATGTGCCTAA
- the LOC115987114 gene encoding spindle and kinetochore-associated protein 1 homolog isoform X2, whose amino-acid sequence MEAKKAAAGTSLESLMSSFNTRIAELQDLVIARNMYPATSVTDLSAVDAALKGMELQLHSIKDRLRDETLAIPKAKKIIDASLRQQKKLQSMSVYAPSYFPERTTTILETNRCLMSEFSKQDLGVGSLKLEEEPAALPKEKKGRGSPPLWHITANELDSLSSYMRGRLTLEKVNAAINDMATYAEANAHLISAPKKKLAENHWEKALELRDIAMTDAVKGKHFFLENDIKGPALKLDNTGKAILTVLRHLGRISETRIGHHRVIILLKPQ is encoded by the exons atggaggcGAAGAAAGCAGCAGCAGGGACGTCTCTGGAGTCGTTGATGTCTTCGTTCAACACTCGCATTGCCGAGCTTCAAGACCTCGTCATTGCTCGCaaca TGTACCCGGCGACAAGCGTAACGGATTTGTCAGCGGTGGACGCAGCATTGAAGGGGATGGAGCTTCAGCTCCACTCTATCAAGGACCGCTTGCGTGACGAAACCCTCGCCATTCCTAAAGCCAaa AAAATCATAGATGCATCACTGCGACAGCAGAAGAAATTGCAGAGTATGTCTGTGTATGCTCCGTCATATTTTCCAGAAAGAACAACCACAATCTTGGAAACTAATAGATG TTTGATGTCCGAATTCTCCAAACAAGATCTGGGTGTTGGGTCTTTAAAACTTGAGGAAGAGCCAGCAGCATTACCTAAG gAAAAAAAGGGTCGTGGCTCTCCACCCTTGTGGCATATAACTGCCAATGAGCTGGATTCTCTGTCATC ATACATGAGAGGAAGGCTGACACTAGAGAAGGTCAATGCAGCTATTAATGACATGGCAACTTATGCTGAAGCAAATGCTCATCTTATTTCAGCTCCAAAGAAAAAG CTGGCAGAAAATCACTGGGAAAAAGCCCTG GAACTGAGAGATATTGCTATGACAGACGCTGTAAAGGGAAAAcacttttttcttgaaaatgacATAAAAGGGCCAGCACTGAAGCTTGACAATACTGGAAAAGCAATACTGACT GTCCTTCGTCACCTTGGTCGCATAAGTGAGACTCGAATTGGACATCACCGTgtgattattcttttgaagcCTCAATGA
- the LOC115987114 gene encoding spindle and kinetochore-associated protein 1 homolog isoform X1, translating into MEAKKAAAGTSLESLMSSFNTRIAELQDLVIARNMYPATSVTDLSAVDAALKGMELQLHSIKDRLRDETLAIPKAKKIIDASLRQQKKLQSMSVYAPSYFPERTTTILETNRCVSLMSEFSKQDLGVGSLKLEEEPAALPKEKKGRGSPPLWHITANELDSLSSYMRGRLTLEKVNAAINDMATYAEANAHLISAPKKKLAENHWEKALELRDIAMTDAVKGKHFFLENDIKGPALKLDNTGKAILTVLRHLGRISETRIGHHRVIILLKPQ; encoded by the exons atggaggcGAAGAAAGCAGCAGCAGGGACGTCTCTGGAGTCGTTGATGTCTTCGTTCAACACTCGCATTGCCGAGCTTCAAGACCTCGTCATTGCTCGCaaca TGTACCCGGCGACAAGCGTAACGGATTTGTCAGCGGTGGACGCAGCATTGAAGGGGATGGAGCTTCAGCTCCACTCTATCAAGGACCGCTTGCGTGACGAAACCCTCGCCATTCCTAAAGCCAaa AAAATCATAGATGCATCACTGCGACAGCAGAAGAAATTGCAGAGTATGTCTGTGTATGCTCCGTCATATTTTCCAGAAAGAACAACCACAATCTTGGAAACTAATAGATG TGTCAGTTTGATGTCCGAATTCTCCAAACAAGATCTGGGTGTTGGGTCTTTAAAACTTGAGGAAGAGCCAGCAGCATTACCTAAG gAAAAAAAGGGTCGTGGCTCTCCACCCTTGTGGCATATAACTGCCAATGAGCTGGATTCTCTGTCATC ATACATGAGAGGAAGGCTGACACTAGAGAAGGTCAATGCAGCTATTAATGACATGGCAACTTATGCTGAAGCAAATGCTCATCTTATTTCAGCTCCAAAGAAAAAG CTGGCAGAAAATCACTGGGAAAAAGCCCTG GAACTGAGAGATATTGCTATGACAGACGCTGTAAAGGGAAAAcacttttttcttgaaaatgacATAAAAGGGCCAGCACTGAAGCTTGACAATACTGGAAAAGCAATACTGACT GTCCTTCGTCACCTTGGTCGCATAAGTGAGACTCGAATTGGACATCACCGTgtgattattcttttgaagcCTCAATGA